GGGGACGGGACGTAACGGAAAACTTCCTTCGCGGAGCACAGGCTGTGCTGCGCATTGCGCAGTTGACCGGATGTCGCGAGGCCATTCTGAAGGCTCGCAGCCCTTCGTGCGGCTGTGGCCAGATCTACCACGGGGAACAGCTGGTGACTGGGGACGGTGTTACGGCTGCTTTGCTCAAGGAGCACGGGATCCAGGTGGTTTCGGAGAACGGAAGCGGACCTCAGGATAGGTAGGGGGAAATACGCCTTGCTTTTCCCTGGCCCAGTCGTTAAATTGCCGCGGGCTAAGAGGTTATGGGAGGCCGAAGCCATGAGATTCTGGGCGGTTGTACCCCTCCTGATGATCACGTCGGCAGCGGCGTCCCAGGAAGCGCGTGTGTTGGGTGTCCATGTTGAGTACCGCGACCCAAAGGGCACGAGCGCTGGATTAGCAGCGGGAGTTTCGTACGGGTATCGGGCGGACGAATCGGTGGACCTGGCTATCGGCGTGGACTATTTCCGCAAGGTCTACAGCCAGGTGACGCAGGTGGCAGAAGAGGATTTTCCGGGCGGCATCACCGAACGGACCGTCAGTAAGAAGCTGGAGTACCGCACAGTTATTGTACCACTGTACGGAATGATCACTATTCGGATTCCTCTGACCTACTCGGTATTCGCCTACCTCCGCGGAGGGGTGGGGTACGAGCTGTTATTCAATCGTGAGCAGAACTACGAACTTGGCGTGGAGGAACGGCGTACCTATCACGGCATGGGATGGCGCTTCGGCGTGGGAGCGGCGATGCGCCTGGGCCGCAGATCCGTGCTGGAAGCGGGGCTCCTCTATCACAGCGCCGAGGTGGAGAGGGAAAAGAAGGACAGTCGCAAAGGGCTCCCTGTGTGGAAGACCGTAGATCTGTCGGGACTGGGCGCGGCAGTCGGTATTCGGATAGAAACGCGGTAGCCTGTCCGAATGGACTCATATTCAGGGACAACCTTTGGGCTCGGCGCGCGGTTGACTCCTGCCGTGCGCGCACTCCTCATTGTCAATGGAGTGGTGTACGTTCTCCAGCACGTGGTAGGTCGGTCATTCGTGCTGACTTTCGGCCTGGTCCCGGCCCTGGCGGTGGAACGGCTCCTCTTGTGGCAGATCGTCACCTACATGTTCCTGCACGGGGGTATTTTCCATCTCCTGTTCAATCTGTTCGCCCTGTGGATGTTTGGAAGCGAAGTCGAGGCTGAACTGGGCACCCGCCGCTTCTTCCGCTTTTACCTC
This region of candidate division KSB1 bacterium genomic DNA includes:
- a CDS encoding DUF523 domain-containing protein; translated protein: MGKGSQRILVSACLVGIPCRYDGRDAYCEALGELATKRVLIPVCPEQLGGLPTPRPAAQIHGGDGKDVLSGRARVLDERGRDVTENFLRGAQAVLRIAQLTGCREAILKARSPSCGCGQIYHGEQLVTGDGVTAALLKEHGIQVVSENGSGPQDR